From the genome of Streptomyces sp. NBC_01317, one region includes:
- a CDS encoding amino acid permease produces MRTQQDLEQADKDLPTGGTGMFRTKSVEQSLRDTEDPEFALKKSLSALDLTVFGVGVIIGTGIFVLTGKVARDTAGPATALAFVTAGVVCALAALCYAEFASTVPVAGSAYTFSYASLGELPAWIIGWDLVLELALGSAVVAVGWSGYLRSLLDTAGFQLPASLSGTHDGTFGFDLLACLLVLALTGILVAGMKLSSLITNVIVAVKVTVVLIVIVVGAFLIKGANYQPFVPPAESTGGAGGLQAPLVQLIFGYTPTDFGVLGVFTAAAVVFFAFIGFDIVATAAEETRNPQRDVPRGILGSLVICTVLYVAVSLVVTGMQKYTELSVDAPLADAFKAVGHPFWAGLISFGAAVGLTSVCMILLLGQTRVFFAMSRDGLLPRTFSRVHPRFGTPYRSTLLLGSIVAAVAGFTSIDELASLVNIGTLFAFIVVAIGVVLLRRQRPDLPRSFRTPLVPYVPIASVLASLWLMLNLPAETWVRFGIWMLVGFAVYLVYGRGHSRLGRSR; encoded by the coding sequence ATGAGGACGCAGCAGGATCTGGAGCAGGCCGACAAGGATCTGCCGACCGGCGGCACCGGCATGTTCCGTACCAAATCGGTCGAGCAGTCCCTCCGTGACACCGAGGACCCCGAGTTCGCGCTCAAGAAGTCCCTCTCCGCCCTGGACCTCACGGTCTTCGGCGTCGGTGTGATCATCGGTACGGGCATCTTCGTCCTCACCGGCAAGGTCGCCAGGGACACCGCGGGACCCGCCACCGCCCTCGCGTTCGTCACCGCCGGAGTCGTCTGCGCGCTCGCCGCCCTCTGCTACGCCGAGTTCGCCTCGACCGTGCCGGTCGCCGGATCCGCGTACACCTTCTCCTACGCCTCCCTCGGCGAACTGCCCGCCTGGATCATCGGCTGGGACCTCGTCCTCGAACTGGCCCTGGGCTCCGCGGTCGTGGCCGTCGGCTGGTCCGGCTATCTGCGCTCCCTGCTCGACACCGCCGGATTCCAGCTTCCGGCATCCCTGTCCGGCACCCACGACGGGACGTTCGGCTTCGATCTGCTCGCCTGTCTGCTGGTGCTCGCCCTGACGGGCATCCTCGTCGCCGGGATGAAGCTCTCCTCGCTCATCACGAACGTGATCGTCGCCGTCAAGGTCACCGTCGTCCTGATCGTGATCGTCGTGGGCGCGTTCCTGATCAAGGGCGCCAACTACCAGCCGTTCGTCCCGCCGGCCGAGAGCACCGGCGGCGCCGGCGGCCTCCAGGCCCCCCTCGTCCAGCTGATCTTCGGCTACACCCCCACCGACTTCGGCGTCCTCGGCGTCTTCACCGCCGCGGCCGTCGTCTTCTTCGCCTTCATCGGCTTCGACATCGTCGCGACCGCCGCCGAGGAGACCCGCAACCCGCAGCGGGACGTCCCGCGCGGCATCCTCGGCTCCCTCGTCATCTGCACCGTGCTGTACGTGGCCGTCTCGCTCGTCGTCACCGGAATGCAGAAGTACACCGAGCTGTCGGTCGACGCGCCCCTCGCCGACGCCTTCAAAGCCGTCGGACACCCCTTCTGGGCCGGTCTGATCAGCTTCGGCGCCGCCGTCGGACTCACCTCCGTCTGCATGATCCTGCTGCTCGGCCAGACCCGGGTGTTCTTCGCCATGAGCCGCGACGGACTGCTCCCGAGGACGTTCTCCCGCGTCCACCCCCGGTTCGGCACGCCCTACCGGTCGACCCTCCTCCTCGGGTCGATCGTCGCGGCCGTCGCCGGCTTCACCTCCATCGACGAACTGGCCTCCCTGGTGAACATCGGCACGCTCTTCGCGTTCATCGTCGTCGCGATCGGCGTGGTCCTGCTGCGCCGCCAACGGCCCGACCTGCCCCGCTCGTTCCGTACCCCTCTGGTGCCGTACGTCCCGATCGCGTCCGTGCTCGCCTCGCTCTGGCTGATGCTCAACCTGCCCGCCGAGACGTGGGTACGGTTCGGGATCTGGATGCTGGTCGGCTTCGCGGTCTACCTGGTGTACGGACGAGGGCACAGCCGCCTCGGCCGGTCGCGCTGA
- a CDS encoding sugar ABC transporter permease — protein sequence MTIDKASTTASGGTSPAGQTAVGTPGAAAGAVAAVDPRLLVREQGFGGYISEFKRKIRAGDLGSLPVIVGLVIICVVFQSLNSAFLSAGNLTDISVAMVGTGMIAVGIVFVLLLGEIDLSVGSVSGVAGAIVAVMSVTHGVNEWLAVLTAIVSGAVIGAIHGFFFARIGAPAFAVTLAGLLFWLGFMLQLLGDNGTINIDRDGVVGKLTSYYFSDIAVAYGVAIVAVVVFFATSFFENRRREAAGVPSRPLNETVARTVVLAIVAFGAAFMFNQSKGLPLALLIFLIVLVVTDFVLRRTVYGRKIFALGGSVEASRRAGINVTMVRISVYSIAGGFAAIGGLFLASKVAAANQGAGTGDLLMNAIAAAVIGGTSLFGGRGRTWNALLGVMVITSIQYGLALEGIATPVVYMITGGVLLLTVVIDSVTRKTQKTAGRA from the coding sequence GTGACTATCGACAAGGCCTCCACCACGGCCTCGGGCGGCACGAGTCCCGCCGGGCAGACCGCGGTCGGGACACCGGGAGCGGCGGCCGGCGCGGTCGCGGCGGTGGACCCGCGGCTGCTCGTACGGGAACAGGGCTTCGGCGGGTACATCTCGGAGTTCAAGCGCAAGATCCGCGCCGGTGACCTGGGCTCCCTGCCGGTCATCGTCGGACTGGTCATCATCTGTGTGGTCTTCCAGAGCCTGAACTCGGCGTTCCTCTCCGCCGGCAACCTCACCGACATATCCGTGGCCATGGTCGGCACGGGCATGATCGCGGTCGGTATCGTCTTCGTCCTGCTGCTCGGCGAGATCGACCTGTCGGTCGGCTCGGTGAGTGGTGTGGCGGGCGCGATCGTCGCGGTGATGAGCGTCACCCACGGCGTCAACGAGTGGCTGGCCGTCCTGACCGCGATCGTCAGCGGCGCGGTGATCGGCGCGATCCACGGCTTCTTCTTCGCCCGCATCGGGGCCCCGGCGTTCGCCGTCACCCTGGCCGGTCTGCTCTTCTGGCTGGGCTTCATGCTCCAGCTGCTCGGCGACAACGGCACCATCAACATCGACCGCGACGGCGTGGTCGGCAAGCTGACCTCGTACTACTTCTCGGACATCGCGGTCGCCTACGGTGTCGCGATCGTCGCGGTGGTCGTCTTCTTCGCGACGTCGTTCTTCGAGAACCGGCGCCGTGAGGCGGCCGGCGTGCCGTCGCGTCCGCTCAACGAGACCGTGGCCCGTACCGTCGTGCTGGCGATCGTGGCCTTCGGCGCCGCGTTCATGTTCAACCAGTCCAAGGGCCTTCCCCTCGCCCTGCTCATCTTCCTCATCGTCCTCGTCGTGACGGACTTCGTGCTCCGCCGTACCGTCTACGGCCGGAAGATCTTCGCGCTCGGTGGCAGCGTCGAGGCCTCCCGCCGCGCCGGTATCAACGTCACCATGGTCCGGATCTCGGTCTACTCGATCGCCGGTGGCTTCGCCGCCATCGGCGGTCTGTTCCTGGCCTCCAAGGTCGCCGCCGCCAACCAGGGCGCCGGTACCGGTGACCTGCTGATGAACGCCATCGCGGCGGCCGTCATCGGTGGCACCAGCCTCTTCGGCGGCCGGGGACGCACCTGGAACGCGCTTCTCGGTGTCATGGTCATCACGTCGATCCAGTACGGCCTGGCCCTCGAAGGCATCGCCACGCCCGTGGTGTACATGATCACGGGTGGCGTGCTTCTGCTCACGGTCGTCATCGACTCGGTCACCCGGAAGACGCAGAAGACGGCGGGTCGCGCCTGA
- a CDS encoding thiolase family protein: MPRTVRDVVFVDGVRTPFGKAGPKGIYHETRADDLVVKAIRELLRRNPDLDPAAIDEVAIAATTQIGDQGLTLGRTAGILAGLPQSVPGYSIDRMCAGALTAVTTTAGSIAFGAYDIVIAGGVEHMGRHPMGEGVDPNPRFVSERLVDDSALFMGMTAENLHDRFPHLTKQRADEYAVRSQEKAAKAYANGKIQQDLVPVSVRRTDPAAGETGWGLATADEPMRPGTTLEMLAGLKTPFRPHGRVTAGNAAGLNDGATASLIAAEDFAREHGLPVRMRLVSYAFAGVEPEVMGYGPIPATEKALAKAGLSISDIGLFEVNEAFAVQVLALLDHYGIADDDERVNQYGGAIAYGHPLASSGVRLMTQLARQFEEQPHVRFGLTTMCVGFGMGATVIWENPHFDGGTK; encoded by the coding sequence GTGCCTCGTACCGTCAGGGACGTCGTCTTCGTCGACGGCGTCCGCACCCCGTTCGGCAAGGCGGGCCCCAAGGGCATCTACCACGAGACCCGTGCCGATGATCTCGTCGTGAAGGCCATCCGGGAGCTGCTGCGCCGCAACCCGGACCTCGACCCCGCCGCCATCGACGAGGTCGCCATCGCCGCCACCACCCAGATCGGCGACCAGGGCCTCACCCTCGGCCGTACCGCCGGGATCCTCGCGGGGCTGCCGCAGTCCGTGCCCGGGTACTCCATCGACCGGATGTGCGCGGGCGCGCTCACCGCCGTGACGACCACCGCCGGGTCGATCGCGTTCGGCGCCTACGACATCGTGATCGCGGGCGGTGTCGAGCACATGGGCCGCCACCCCATGGGCGAGGGCGTCGACCCGAACCCCCGCTTCGTCTCGGAGAGGCTCGTCGACGACTCCGCGCTCTTCATGGGCATGACGGCGGAGAACCTCCACGACCGCTTCCCGCACCTGACCAAGCAGCGGGCGGACGAGTACGCGGTGCGCTCGCAGGAGAAGGCCGCCAAGGCCTACGCCAACGGCAAGATCCAGCAGGACCTGGTGCCGGTCTCCGTACGCCGCACCGACCCCGCCGCCGGCGAGACGGGCTGGGGCCTGGCCACCGCCGACGAGCCGATGCGTCCGGGCACGACGCTGGAGATGCTGGCCGGGTTGAAGACACCCTTCCGCCCGCACGGCCGCGTCACCGCCGGCAACGCCGCGGGGCTCAACGACGGCGCCACCGCCTCCCTCATCGCCGCCGAGGACTTCGCGCGCGAGCACGGCCTGCCGGTCAGGATGCGGCTGGTGTCGTACGCCTTCGCGGGCGTCGAGCCCGAGGTCATGGGGTACGGCCCGATCCCGGCGACGGAGAAGGCGCTCGCCAAGGCGGGCCTGTCGATCTCCGACATCGGCCTGTTCGAGGTCAACGAGGCCTTCGCCGTCCAGGTGCTCGCCCTGCTCGACCACTACGGCATCGCGGACGACGACGAGCGCGTCAACCAGTACGGCGGCGCCATCGCGTACGGCCACCCGCTGGCCTCCTCCGGGGTACGGCTGATGACGCAGCTCGCCCGGCAGTTCGAGGAGCAGCCGCACGTCCGGTTCGGCCTGACCACCATGTGTGTCGGTTTCGGCATGGGCGCGACGGTCATCTGGGAGAACCCGCACTTCGACGGAGGCACCAAGTGA
- a CDS encoding 3-hydroxyacyl-CoA dehydrogenase NAD-binding domain-containing protein codes for MSIAELLKGAAELFPDEVVTQAHVRHLDLPGGVGRFALVTLDNGFDHTKPTTFGPRSLANIDAAMDQVEKEASEGTIVGAGVTGKPFIFAVGADLKGLVGVKRLEDGLASGRAGHDVFKRLAGLAVPTFAYYNGAAMGGGVEIGLHCTYRTVSAATAAFSLPEVFLGLVPGWGGCTLLPNLIGADRAVSVIIENSLNQNRQLKGGQVYDLGIADALFEGADFLEQSLLWTAAVLKGELAVARPDVDRGEAWDAAVARGRAIADAKVHGAAPAAYRALDIIAAVKDGDLQAGFDAEDRALAELILSSELRSGNYAFNLVQKRAKRPAGAPDKSLARPVTKVGVVGAGLMASQLALLFVRRLEVPVVLTDIDQERVDKGVAYVHGEIDKLLLKSRINPDKSNQLKALVTGVLDKAEAFSDADFVIEAVFEELGVKQKVFAELEAVTPAHAIFATNTSSLSVSEMASKLNHPERVVGFHFFNPVAVLPLLEIVRGQQTDEASLATAFGVARKLKKTAVLVKDAPAFVVNRILTRFMGEIQNVIDEGTPVAVAERAVEPLGLPMSPLVLLELVGPAIGLHVSETLHGAFPDRFTVSPNLAAVVKAGKRGFYTYDSGKPELDPEVAALLDQGDSVLTEEQTRARVLDAVAQEIGLMLAEGVVAEPEDIDLCLITGAGWPFHLGGITPYLDREGVAERVNGKRFLAPGVASVPV; via the coding sequence GTGAGCATCGCCGAACTCCTGAAGGGCGCGGCCGAGTTGTTCCCCGACGAGGTCGTCACCCAGGCGCACGTACGCCACCTGGACCTCCCCGGCGGGGTGGGGCGCTTCGCGCTCGTCACACTGGACAACGGCTTCGACCACACGAAGCCGACCACCTTCGGCCCCCGGTCCCTGGCGAACATCGACGCCGCGATGGACCAGGTCGAGAAGGAGGCGTCCGAGGGCACGATCGTCGGCGCCGGCGTCACCGGCAAGCCGTTCATCTTCGCCGTCGGCGCCGACCTCAAGGGCCTCGTCGGGGTCAAGCGCCTGGAGGACGGCCTCGCGTCCGGCCGGGCGGGGCACGACGTGTTCAAGCGCCTCGCGGGCCTGGCCGTCCCGACCTTCGCGTACTACAACGGCGCGGCGATGGGTGGCGGGGTCGAGATCGGCCTCCACTGCACCTACCGCACGGTGTCCGCCGCGACGGCCGCCTTCTCGCTGCCCGAGGTCTTCCTCGGGCTCGTCCCCGGCTGGGGCGGCTGCACGCTGCTGCCGAACCTGATCGGCGCGGACCGCGCGGTCTCGGTGATCATCGAGAACTCGCTCAACCAGAACCGCCAGCTCAAGGGCGGCCAGGTGTACGACCTCGGCATCGCCGACGCGCTCTTCGAAGGCGCCGACTTCCTGGAGCAGTCGCTGCTCTGGACCGCCGCCGTACTCAAGGGCGAACTGGCCGTCGCACGGCCCGACGTGGACCGGGGCGAGGCCTGGGACGCGGCCGTGGCGCGCGGCAGGGCGATCGCCGACGCGAAGGTGCACGGCGCGGCACCGGCCGCGTACCGCGCGCTGGACATCATCGCCGCCGTCAAGGACGGGGACCTCCAGGCGGGCTTCGACGCCGAGGACCGCGCGCTCGCGGAACTGATCCTCAGCAGCGAACTCCGTTCGGGCAACTACGCGTTCAACCTCGTACAGAAGCGCGCGAAGCGGCCCGCGGGGGCGCCGGACAAGAGCCTGGCCCGCCCGGTGACCAAGGTCGGCGTGGTCGGCGCGGGTCTGATGGCCTCGCAGTTGGCGCTGCTCTTCGTACGGCGCCTGGAGGTGCCGGTCGTCCTCACGGACATCGACCAGGAGCGCGTCGACAAGGGCGTGGCGTACGTCCACGGCGAGATCGACAAGCTGCTGCTCAAGTCCCGTATCAACCCCGACAAGTCCAACCAGCTCAAGGCGCTGGTCACGGGCGTGCTGGACAAGGCGGAGGCGTTCTCGGACGCCGACTTCGTCATCGAGGCCGTGTTCGAGGAACTGGGCGTCAAGCAAAAGGTGTTCGCGGAGCTGGAGGCGGTCACCCCGGCGCACGCCATCTTCGCGACCAACACCTCGTCGCTGTCGGTCTCCGAGATGGCGTCGAAGCTGAACCACCCGGAGCGGGTGGTCGGTTTCCACTTCTTCAACCCGGTCGCCGTGCTGCCGCTGCTGGAGATCGTGCGCGGCCAGCAGACCGACGAGGCCTCGCTGGCCACGGCGTTCGGCGTCGCGCGCAAGCTCAAGAAGACCGCCGTACTGGTGAAGGACGCTCCGGCGTTCGTGGTGAACCGCATCCTGACGCGCTTCATGGGCGAGATCCAGAACGTCATCGACGAGGGCACCCCCGTCGCGGTCGCCGAGCGCGCCGTGGAGCCGCTGGGTCTGCCGATGTCGCCGTTGGTGCTGCTGGAGCTGGTGGGCCCGGCGATCGGCCTGCACGTCTCCGAGACCCTGCACGGCGCGTTCCCGGACCGCTTCACGGTGTCGCCGAACCTGGCGGCGGTCGTGAAGGCCGGCAAGCGCGGCTTCTACACGTACGACTCCGGGAAGCCGGAGCTGGACCCGGAGGTCGCCGCCCTGCTCGACCAGGGGGACAGCGTCCTCACCGAGGAGCAGACCCGCGCACGCGTCCTGGACGCGGTGGCTCAGGAGATCGGGCTGATGCTGGCCGAAGGTGTCGTCGCCGAGCCCGAGGACATCGACCTGTGTCTGATCACGGGCGCGGGGTGGCCGTTCCATCTGGGCGGCATCACTCCGTACCTGGACCGTGAGGGTGTCGCGGAGCGGGTGAACGGCAAGCGGTTCCTGGCGCCGGGTGTGGCCAGCGTGCCGGTGTAG
- a CDS encoding NTP pyrophosphohydrolase, giving the protein MRILLVVDAANVVGSVPDGWWRDRRGANERLRDALVSYGERGVAGHPGPVETVLVVEGAAREVESVPGVRVEAARGGGDDRIVELAAEAAAAGRACVVATADRELRRRVLAYGASCVGPSAVRQRPGDGASGFDDGTSEAGDGT; this is encoded by the coding sequence ATGAGGATTCTGCTGGTCGTCGACGCGGCCAACGTGGTCGGTTCCGTCCCGGACGGGTGGTGGCGCGACCGGCGGGGGGCCAACGAGCGGCTGCGCGACGCCCTGGTGTCGTACGGCGAGCGGGGGGTGGCGGGGCATCCGGGGCCCGTGGAGACCGTGCTCGTGGTCGAGGGCGCGGCCCGGGAGGTGGAGTCCGTGCCGGGGGTACGGGTCGAGGCGGCGCGGGGCGGCGGGGACGACCGGATCGTGGAGCTGGCGGCGGAGGCCGCGGCGGCGGGCCGTGCCTGTGTGGTCGCCACGGCCGACCGGGAGCTGCGCCGCCGGGTGTTGGCGTACGGGGCGTCGTGTGTGGGGCCTTCGGCGGTGCGTCAGCGGCCCGGTGACGGGGCGTCAGGATTCGATGACGGTACGTCAGAAGCCGGTGACGGTACGTAG
- the dxs gene encoding 1-deoxy-D-xylulose-5-phosphate synthase, producing the protein MALLTHIRGPRDLDRLGPEQLEQLAGEIRSFLVDAVSKTGGHLGPNLGVVELTIALHRVFESPKDRVLFDTGHQSYVHKLLTGRQDFSRLKSKGGLSGYPSRAESDHDVIENSHASTVLGWADGLAKANQVLRKDDHVVAVIGDGALTGGMAWEALNNIAAAKDRPLVIVVNDNERSYAPTIGGLANHLATLRTTDGYERFLARGKDLLERTPVVGRPLYETLHGAKKGLKDFIAPQGMFEDLGLKYVGPIDGHDIEALESALLRAKRFGGPVIVHCLTEKGRGYKPAEQDEADRFHGIGPIHPDTGLPIAAAGMDWTSVFGEEMVKLGTERPDIVAITAAMLQPVGLAAFAKTFPDRVYDVGIAEQHGATSAAGLATGGLHPVFAVYATFLNRAFDQVLMDVALHRCGVTFVLDRAGITGTDGASHNGMWDMSILQCVPGLRIAAPRDADQVRSQLREAVAVDDAPTVVRFSKGAVGPAVAAVARVGGIDVLRKTDEGTADVLLVSVGALAPMCLEIADLLDKQGITTTVVDPRWVKPVDEALVPLAEQHRVVVTVEDNSRVGGVGSAIAQALRDAGVDVPLRDFGIPPRFLDHASRKEVLAEIGLTAPDIARQVTGLVAKLDGRLVDSPTEVARD; encoded by the coding sequence GTGGCGTTGCTGACCCACATCAGGGGACCGCGCGATCTGGACCGGCTCGGCCCGGAGCAGCTGGAGCAGTTGGCCGGAGAGATCCGGTCCTTTCTCGTGGACGCGGTCTCCAAGACCGGTGGCCACCTCGGACCCAACCTCGGTGTGGTCGAGCTGACCATCGCCCTGCACCGCGTGTTCGAGTCCCCGAAGGACCGTGTCCTCTTCGACACGGGCCACCAGTCCTACGTGCACAAGCTGCTCACAGGGCGCCAGGACTTCTCCCGGCTCAAGAGCAAGGGCGGGCTCTCCGGCTACCCCTCCCGCGCGGAGTCCGACCACGACGTCATCGAGAACTCGCACGCCTCCACCGTGCTGGGCTGGGCGGACGGACTCGCCAAGGCCAACCAGGTGCTGAGGAAGGACGACCACGTCGTCGCCGTCATCGGTGACGGCGCGCTCACCGGCGGAATGGCCTGGGAGGCGCTGAACAACATCGCCGCGGCCAAGGACCGCCCGCTCGTCATCGTGGTCAACGACAACGAGCGCTCGTACGCGCCGACCATCGGCGGCCTCGCGAACCACCTCGCGACCCTGCGGACCACCGACGGCTACGAGCGGTTCCTGGCCCGCGGCAAGGACCTCCTGGAGCGCACCCCGGTCGTCGGCCGACCGCTCTACGAGACCCTGCACGGCGCGAAGAAGGGCCTCAAGGACTTCATCGCCCCCCAGGGCATGTTCGAGGACCTCGGCCTCAAGTACGTCGGCCCGATCGACGGACACGACATCGAGGCGCTGGAGTCCGCGCTCCTGCGGGCGAAGCGTTTCGGCGGCCCCGTCATCGTGCACTGCCTGACCGAGAAGGGCCGCGGCTACAAGCCGGCCGAGCAGGACGAGGCCGACCGGTTCCACGGCATCGGCCCCATCCACCCCGACACCGGCCTGCCCATCGCCGCCGCCGGGATGGACTGGACCTCGGTGTTCGGCGAGGAGATGGTCAAACTCGGCACGGAACGCCCGGACATCGTCGCCATCACCGCCGCGATGCTCCAGCCGGTCGGCCTCGCCGCGTTCGCCAAGACGTTCCCCGACCGGGTGTACGACGTCGGCATCGCCGAGCAGCACGGGGCGACCTCCGCGGCGGGCCTGGCCACCGGCGGGCTGCACCCCGTCTTCGCCGTGTACGCGACGTTCCTCAACCGCGCCTTCGACCAGGTGCTGATGGATGTGGCGCTGCACCGCTGCGGGGTGACCTTCGTCCTGGACCGCGCGGGCATCACCGGCACCGACGGCGCCTCGCACAACGGCATGTGGGACATGTCCATCCTCCAGTGCGTCCCCGGCCTGCGCATCGCCGCGCCCCGCGACGCCGACCAGGTCCGCTCCCAGCTGCGTGAGGCCGTCGCCGTGGACGACGCGCCGACCGTGGTCCGCTTCTCCAAGGGCGCGGTCGGCCCGGCGGTGGCCGCCGTCGCCCGGGTCGGCGGGATCGACGTCCTGCGGAAGACCGACGAGGGCACGGCCGACGTGCTGCTGGTCTCCGTCGGCGCGCTCGCCCCGATGTGCCTGGAGATCGCCGATCTCCTCGACAAGCAGGGCATCACGACGACGGTGGTCGACCCGCGCTGGGTCAAGCCCGTCGACGAGGCGCTCGTCCCGCTCGCCGAGCAGCACCGCGTGGTGGTCACGGTCGAGGACAACAGCCGTGTCGGCGGCGTCGGTTCGGCGATCGCCCAGGCACTGCGCGACGCCGGGGTCGACGTACCGCTGCGGGACTTCGGCATCCCGCCGCGCTTCCTGGACCACGCGTCCCGCAAGGAGGTCCTCGCCGAGATCGGGCTGACCGCCCCGGACATCGCCCGCCAGGTCACCGGCCTGGTCGCGAAGCTGGACGGCCGGCTGGTGGACTCGCCCACCGAGGTCGCCCGCGACTGA
- a CDS encoding glycosyltransferase family 39 protein, with the protein MLAEPTPAALEAPGPAAPVPPPPRTGQDPDATPNVPRPRARADHPADRVTGYWRRLLPLLALLALVTRLPSFRHPLWSPDEGYLAVQARMLAGGGVLYDTVVDRKPPLLPWLYEATFAVLGDSTLTGVRALAVLAHLLTAALLAATARDRRGDRAGRTAGVLYLLVSVGLNPEDTQAATFEVFILPFTAAAMWCAGKARWGAAGLAVAGALLMKQTGGAVLLPVLWLLGRTPRARTGLPRLAAGLALPLLAAALLTTPSGLVFWTVTGSGSYATPTGSELHVLLRAVANTALLALGCLGLLPPLLRLARRTAPRTDGDLWLWLASSAVAVLTGFHFFGHYFLQLLPPLVLLATEGLHLPPRDRLTATLTTAACTCALFLAWGVLAPRPELAHAQRLADVVRDRTAPTDRVLVWGIHPETYWFADRAPASRYLTAGLLTNYSGGRDGPRVGEAYAVAGAWPALTAELRAHPPALIVDDSRGKPFAPERLPTLRRFLARHYEPLPDTVDGAVIYVPSPASDVPSSNPDAPSPGR; encoded by the coding sequence ATGCTCGCCGAGCCGACGCCCGCCGCCCTGGAAGCCCCGGGGCCCGCCGCCCCCGTACCCCCGCCGCCCCGCACCGGCCAGGACCCGGACGCCACCCCCAACGTCCCCCGCCCGCGCGCCCGCGCCGACCATCCCGCCGACCGGGTCACGGGCTACTGGCGGCGTCTGCTCCCCCTCCTCGCCCTCCTGGCGCTCGTCACCCGGCTGCCCTCCTTCCGCCACCCGCTGTGGAGCCCCGACGAGGGCTATCTCGCCGTCCAGGCCCGGATGCTGGCCGGCGGGGGAGTGCTGTACGACACCGTCGTCGACCGGAAACCACCCCTGCTGCCCTGGCTGTACGAAGCCACCTTCGCCGTCCTCGGCGACTCCACCCTGACCGGCGTGCGCGCCCTCGCCGTCCTCGCCCACCTGCTCACCGCCGCCCTGCTCGCCGCCACCGCGCGCGACCGCCGGGGCGACCGGGCCGGCCGCACCGCCGGAGTGCTGTACCTGCTCGTCTCCGTCGGCCTCAACCCCGAGGACACCCAGGCCGCCACCTTCGAGGTCTTCATACTGCCGTTCACCGCCGCCGCCATGTGGTGCGCGGGAAAGGCCCGTTGGGGCGCGGCCGGGCTCGCGGTCGCCGGCGCGCTGCTGATGAAACAGACCGGCGGAGCCGTTCTCCTGCCCGTCCTGTGGCTGCTCGGCCGCACCCCGCGCGCCCGCACCGGGCTGCCCCGCCTCGCGGCCGGACTCGCCCTGCCCCTCCTGGCCGCCGCCCTGCTCACCACCCCGTCAGGGCTCGTCTTCTGGACGGTCACCGGATCAGGCTCGTACGCCACCCCCACCGGCTCCGAACTCCACGTCCTCCTGCGGGCGGTGGCCAACACCGCCCTCCTCGCCCTCGGCTGCCTCGGACTGCTCCCGCCCCTGCTGCGCCTCGCGCGCAGGACGGCCCCGCGAACCGACGGCGACCTGTGGCTGTGGCTCGCCTCCTCGGCCGTCGCCGTCCTCACCGGCTTCCACTTCTTCGGCCACTACTTCCTCCAACTCCTGCCGCCCCTGGTGCTGCTGGCGACCGAAGGCCTCCACCTCCCGCCCCGCGACCGCCTCACCGCCACGCTGACCACCGCCGCCTGCACCTGCGCGCTGTTCCTCGCCTGGGGCGTCCTCGCCCCACGTCCCGAACTGGCCCACGCCCAGCGCCTCGCGGACGTCGTACGGGACCGCACGGCGCCCACCGACCGGGTACTGGTGTGGGGGATACACCCCGAGACGTACTGGTTCGCCGACCGCGCCCCGGCCAGCCGCTACCTGACGGCCGGGCTGCTCACCAACTACAGCGGGGGCCGCGACGGACCACGGGTCGGCGAGGCGTACGCGGTCGCGGGTGCCTGGCCCGCGCTCACCGCCGAACTCCGCGCCCACCCGCCGGCCCTGATCGTCGACGACTCGCGCGGCAAGCCCTTCGCGCCGGAACGGCTGCCCACCCTGCGCCGCTTCCTGGCCCGTCACTACGAGCCGCTGCCGGACACGGTCGACGGCGCGGTGATCTACGTACCGTCACCGGCTTCTGACGTACCGTCATCGAATCCTGACGCCCCGTCACCGGGCCGCTGA